In Gracilinanus agilis isolate LMUSP501 chromosome 1, AgileGrace, whole genome shotgun sequence, the sequence CttgcttcccttctccctcccctctggaGCCTGAGGGTTCTCTCGAGGCAGAGCGGCGGGACTCCCACTAAGGGCGCGGCTAGCCCAGGTTTGGGGAACAGCTTCGTGTACCTGATGTTCCACGTCTCAACAAAGACCTTTTCTGAAGAGCCATTGGCGGCCGCAGACTGACTGGCACCGGGATCTCACTGGTTGGGGCTTGTGAGGAACAACAGGCTCCCCCCAGCCTCTCCGGGACGCCCTGAAATCCAGAGGGCTCGTGACCCCCGGGGGCTCCGGGGTGACTGGGGGGCCGTCGCCCCAGGAGTGGCTCCGCTAGTTTAAGCTTCTGTTAACACTGGCCTCAGCAGACCCTCCCGTAGTGTGGctgcagcggcggcggcggcggccccCTGAGGGGCTTCGTGCCCAGCAGGCCTCCGGAGGAGGGTCGGAACAGAAGAGGAGCCTGCCGGGGCTGAGGACATAAAGTGGGGGAAGACTCAGAAAAAAGGATGAACAAGTAGcttcattcctccttcctccccgcccccaccccacGCTACGGCCGTTTCCAGCGTGGCGGACCCTTCCCGGAGGCGGAAGACGACTGACATCAGGCTGGAATCGCTATCCAGAGCGAATCGAGGGGTGGGACGAGCTTTCCCGAAGCCTTGACGGGGCCGAGATATCGGCTACGTCGGTTTAGGCCTCGGATCCTTTGTCTAGACTCGAGAGATGAGTTTGATTGGAGAGCGAGAAGTGCGACTCCTCCTGGGAAGGGCGGCTCCTCCAGTTCTTGAGGACTGTTCGGCGATGTGGGGGCTCGGAGCTAAGGTCGTCTCTAATGAGAAGTGCCGCACGTGTCACGGCGGATCGCCCTCTGCCTCGtcccctttaaaaagaaaaccaaaccaacCCAAAAGCAAATCCACTTGATGgatgccttttgttttcatatctcaGTTACTTCTGAGAATACCCCCCCTCCTCTCCCGCTTACAGCTGAATTCAGCTTCCCTGGGAACAAGGAAAGCAAGCACACAGACATCCCTGATCTGGGGCCCACATCTGGCAGGCGGACACCCTTCCGTCCTCCACGGGTGCCGCCCCCTCTGACACGGAAGCCCTGACCCAAGTTCCTATTCTTTGGGGTCACCGAGTGTATTTGTTCTTCTCCTGACTTCTCACTTTGTACCAGCTTGTAGAAATCCCCCCAGTTTTAGCTTACTCTCTTCCCTCTAGACTACATAATAGGATTTTAGTCTGAAGTCTTTGGCctagctagtagaaataatcaacaactttagaaagtggcaggatacaaaataaatgcacataaatcatcagcatttctatacatctccaacacatcacagcagcaagaagtagagagagaaacaccatttaaaatcaccctagacaatataaaatacctaggaatatacctaccaaaacaaacacagcaattatacgaaaacaactacaaaacactttccaaacaaataaaactggatctaaacaattggaaagccattgattgctcatgggtaggacgagctaacataatacaaatgacaattctacccaaattaatttacctatttagcgccatacctatcaaacaaccaagaaacctttttactgaattagaaaaaactataacaaatttcatttggaataaaaaaagatcaagaatatcaagggaaacaatgaaaaaaaatgtgaaggaagggggcctagcagtaccagatgttaaactatacaaaaagcagcagccatcaaaacagtatggtactggctaagagacagaggaggagcagtggaatagacttggggtaagtgacttcagcaagacagtttacaataaacccaaagagcccaactttggggacaaaaatccattatttgacaaaaactgctgggaaaattggaaaacaatatagagagaataggtttagatcaacatctcacaccctacaccaagataaattcagaatgggtgaatgacctgaatataaagagggagactataaataagttaagtgaacacagagtagtatacctctcagatctctgggaaaggaaagattttaaaaccacacaagagttagaaaaaattacaaaatgtaaaataaataattttgattacattaaattaaaaaggttttttacaaacaaaaccaatgcaaccaaaatcagaagggaaacaacaaactgggaaaaaatctttataacaaaaaactctgacagaggtccaattactcaaatttataaggagctaaatcaattgtataaaacatcaagccattccccaattgataaatgggcaagaaacatgaataggcaattttcagataaagaaatcaaaagtatcaataagcacacaagaaagtgttctaaatctctaataattagagaaatgcaaatcaaaacaactctgaggtaccacctcacacctagcagattggctaaaatgaaaggaggggagagtaatgaatgttggaagggatgtggcaaaattaggacattaatgcattgctggtggagttgtgaattgatccaaccattctggctggcaatttggaacttatgtccaaagagcgctaaaagactacctgccctttgctccagccataccactactgggtttgtactccaaagagatcatagataaacagacatgtacaaaaatatttacagccgctctctttgtggtggcaaaaaactggaaaaatgagggtatgtccttcaattggggaatggctgaacaaactgtggtatatgcgggtgatggaatactattgtgctcaaaggaataataaactggaggaattccatgtgaactggaaagacctccataaactgacgcagagtgaaaggagcagagccagaagaactctatacacagagactgatatactgtggtaaaatctaatgtaatgggcttctgtaccagcaacaatgcaatgatacaggacaattctgagggatttatggtaaagatgctacccacattcagaggaaggactgcaggagtggaaacacagaagaaaaacaactgcttgaacgcatgggttgaggcggacatgattggggatgtagacttgaaactaccaccccaatgcaactaccaacaatttggaaatgggccctgatcaatgacacatgttaaagtcagtggaaatgtgcgttggatatggggtggtggtgaagggggggtgaaggggaaagtaaaaacaggaatcatgtaactatggaaaatttttctaaaaaaataaaatttttaaaaatctgaagtcTTTGGCCCAACCTAAATGAAGCAAGTTGGAATTCTGGAACAGTCTCCTAAAAGATTTAATTCATTGTTATCAAGGACCTAACACTCCTTCCTTCCTAACCTTTTCTAACCcaatttccctcctttcctccctcccttccttcctccctccatccctcccccttACCTTTTGTCCAGAAtggattctaagtattggtttcaaggtaaagattaggcaacaggagttaagtgacttgcccagggtcacacagctaggaagtgtctgatgccatatTGGAACCTCAGACTTCTcatccctgggcctggctctctatccactgagccaactggcTGTCCAGCCTGAGAAGTTTCTAAAGGAGAGCTCTGACAGCCCAGCAAATAGTCCTCCCGAGGAAGACAAAGAAGTCTTGGATTAAGTCAATGAATAGAAATATCTCCTGAGTTTACCTTTTATCAGGTGGAAAAAAGAATCCCTTTACAGGCATTTACAGGCCTTGATTTGGGCAGCTAGGGAGAGCCACTGTGCCCAGAGTCCTGTGCCTGGtttcaggaagacccgagttcaaatccaacctcagacacttctagttgggtcatcctgggccagtcacctcACCGCtgcttgcctccgtttcctcatccgtaaaatgggggTCGCGCCGCCTCCTCCCTCCCACGGCTTCCGCCAGCATCCTGACTTGTAAAGCTTTTGGCACAGTGCGTGGCATGCAGTGGGCACTCAGTGAGCGTTCAATCCCTTCCCCCTCACTTCCTCGTCCCGTGGAGAAACCCCCGGCAGGGCCCTGGCGTCGTCCCACCCCAGAGGAGAGGCCTTGGGAAGCCTGCTGGCGCCTCTCTTCGGGCTCAGGGATGGAGGGCGGGCCAGAAGTCGGGGCGGGGATCCGAGGAGGGCCCGCCgggaggggaggggtgggggggccGAGGGCAGGATCTTGGGGTGCCAGGAGTGGGTATCTCAGGCAGTGGCCATCCAGGTGAGGGTGCGAGTGCCTCAGGAGGCGGGGAGGCTGGGGGGCCTCGTAAAGCCTCCACCTGGAGGGCTTTCGAGGCTGTGGGCTGGGGCTTCCCCTCTGGGAGTCAGTCTGCAGATGTGGGCCGCCTTCGTAGAGGACATTGTCTGGGTGATGCTGGACCTGGAGctgggaagacccgagttcaaatctggcctcagacacttactagctttgccATCCCGGGCAGGTCACCGAGCCTCGGTTTCTCCTTCTAtcgaatgagctggagaaggaaacggaaAAGCGCTCCAGGATCTGGGCCGAGGAGACCCCAAACGGGGTCCCGGAGTCAGTCACGACGGAACAGCCACGTGCCAGGATGCGGGTGGAGGCAGGGGAGACCCCCTCCATGGCTCCCGCGGCCTCCCCAGGGAAGAGCCGGTGCCTTTGGGCAGCTGCTGGACGCCCTCCTGGCCCAGCTCCGGGCATGCCCGTTTGGAGGCGGCTCCTCGTCTCCTTGAGGGAGCCCCAGCGGGCAGAGTTCCGGGAGGCTGCGGGTACAACCGGCTGCCCGGGCTCTCTCGGGGGACGTCCCTCCCGGCCAGCCTCCGTTCTGCCTCCCGGGCACGGGAAGGCCCAGCTGCTGGCCACTCAGTGGGAGCTGCTGCTCGTCCGGCAGCCTTTTCCACGTTTCTGGCTCTGGGACGCTTGGAGTGGGCCGTCTGGCGGCCTTCGGGGAGAGGTAGAGGGGCCGGAAGGGCGAGCGGCTCGTCCTCTCCTCGTCGCCTCTCGGGGGAGCCCAGGCAGCCCAGAAGGGAAGCCGAGCCGGGATCGGCCCCCCCAACGCACCCGAAGTCAGACACCAGCAGCCGCTGCTCCAAGGCCTCCTGGGCCACACCGTCCTCCTGGGCCCAGCTCGCTGGGCTGCCTCGGGTCGGACTGGGCCGCTGACTCCTTGAGCCCGAGTGCAGGATTCCGATCTTACCCCGCCTTGTCTGGGCGGACCTGGTTCCTGGTGGGGGGACTCCCTCTGCCAGGGCTACCTTCCTAGCACCCCTATTTCTCAGGCCCCCCCAGCTTGTGCCTCTCCGTCACATCAAACCATTTCCCCGCTTGGTAGTGTTTGCAGCGTCCACCCTCGGCTCCCCAGGACTCCCCGTTCTCTTCCAGGCCTGACCAGGGGAGAGCGTCGCCCCCTTTTCTGGCTGACGCTGCTGGGGCTCCTTGTGGCCTCAAGGCTCAAGTTCCTCGCTCGGCTTGAGGGACGGTTTCACTTCTATCTATCCGGCAGAGCAGCCGCTCCATCCCGACTGACCCATGTGTGGTTCCCCAGTTTGCCATCTTAGAGAATGGCCTCCCGGCCCccgagaggttaagtgacttgaccagggcgcCTGGGCCCGAGAGGGGCTTGAGCCAGGTCCCCCCACTTCCGAGGCCCACTGCCTGTCCACTCGGCTGGGAGTCATGCAAATAGCAGAAAGCACGGACGCACCACCTACCTGGACCCAGAAAGTGCCTCGGGCAGCCCCCGGTGCCCCTTGTTTGTAGGAAACCCAGGCCGGCCGACTCTTCTTCTAGAAGCCGGAGTCCACGGCCGAGCCCAAGAAGGGGCCCAGCCTGCAGTGGGGAACCCCTAGAAGCTTTCTGCACACGGGAAGGAGGATGGAGCCTTCTCTTGCCCCGCCCAGACATCTTCTTTGTCTATCCCCAGGGATAGAGGGAAGGCCGGGACAACATACAGCCCACAAGGGCAGGAGGCCCGAGGCCCTGCCGTGAACCCTTCTTCAGGTGCTTATTAGCTGGGGGACCCCATGTGGCTCCTTCTTAGTCTTTCCTCTGGAAGGAGTCACAACCGACCTCCGTCCCTGACGAGCTTCTGGGCCGACTAAAGTAAAGGCCTTTCGTAAAGGGTGAGTCAGTAAAGAAGGTGCATTTAATGCCCTCCTCTTTCGAGGCTccatttttaacccttccttcttagaagcaatactgggAATGTTTCCGAGGCCGAAGAAccgtgagggctaggcagtgggggtgaaatgacttgcccaggatcacccagctgggaatgtctgaggccagattggaacccaggacctcccctctctgggcctggctctctacccaccgagccacccagctgccccagtagtGATTTCTCCCGATGGAGGAGACACAATAGAGGCAGAAGAGTGTAGCAAAGGGAACTGAGGATCtcaatgctttctttctttcagatTGGACAACTGATCCCCAAACCAAGGGGTCCACGCCAACGTCAGTCCTGGGTGGTGGGAGGCCGGCATCATAAGGAGGCAGCCGAGGCAGGAGGAGGAGCATTCTGGCAAAGTCACAAGTTCCCAGAGGAAGATGCCTGCTCAAGCACGAGGCCTGAAGGGAAAGAGAGACCACAGAAACTCCAGCCAGTGGCAGATCCTATTTCCAAAGCAGGGGCATCCGGGGAAAGTGTTTCCAGAAAAACGAAGCCGCTGACCGTGGGAAGGCCTGTCAGAAGAGCCGACTCCATTACTGTCCACTCGTCAGCTTTACGCATGTGATCAGAGTGGGAAGGCCTTCCGCCGTGGCTCATCCCTCATTTCTCACTTCATGAGTCATAGTAGGGAGAAGCCCTACGAGGTTCAGGACTGCAGGAAGGCCTTCCCCGAGAGGCAGAAGCTCACTCAGCATCAGAGAATGCACACCAGAGAGAAGCCGTACAAACAtaaggaatgtgggaaaggctTCGACtgtactccccccccccctcctcgaCACCACATCATCCATACCGGAGAGAAACCTTGTGAATACGGTGACTGTGGGAAGGCCTTCAACCGAAGTGCAACTCTCACTGGACACCAGGTGATTCACGCCGGGGAGAAACCTTCTGGGGGTAACGAGGGCGGGAAGGCCTTCCGCCAGAAGAGGACTTATTCGACACCAGAGAGTTCACGCCAGAGAAAACCTTCTAAATGTCATCAATGTGGGAAAGTCTTCTGCCTGAACAACCAGCTGACCCAACCCCAGATGATTCACATGGAGGAGAAAGGCAGAGGCAAAGCCCACCCCTGTTCCGTCTCCTCCCAGTTGAGCAGCCCAAGATCCTCTCCTCTTTGAGTGATCCACTCGGCCCCCCTAACATGGATCCTTAAGCTTTGAGCCCCAGTTTATGGCAGGGATCCAGAAATCGATCATGTGAAATAGAAGAAATCGATCCATAAGTCTGGCTCATGAGCACCTTGCTCAGAAGAGTCAGCTTTTGCATACATCTTTGATACTTTCACGATTAGTTCATACCTGGAACCCTACAAATAGGCTTCACAAGTGAGGTAACTTCTACACCTTGATGATCAGGATGTTTAAGCCCCCAGACTCAAAAGCAGCTCGCCGCGCCCCCTGGATCATCCCCCTCCCCGTCTTTCCTTTTCAAGTCACATAGCCATGAATCGTTTATGACCTTTACCTGAAAGGAGGATTTGGCAAACCCTTGTTTAATCCAGACTTTGAGGCTCTCTCCAAAGCAATCCTTTGAACTAGCCGCCCGTATTGCTCCCCCTCGTCTGTCACTTAGCTGTGTGCGACAGTTTACTTCCTCACATCCATCACGTCCATGTCCACGTCCACGTCCACGTGTGCTGCTTTTCCTAAGGAGTACTTCAGCCGCAGCTGTCCGTGCCGTGCTCTTCCTCTTCAGGAGTTTTGCCCCGTCCCCCCTTTCGACTGCATCCCCAGGGAGCCGTGGTCCAGCCCTGTGGCAGTATTACCGACACAGTGAATTCAGGGTTAGGCTTAGGCTCCCTGGTGAACCCCAGCACTGGACAGCTGCCCACGTTAGCACCGACGTGCTTAGAACTTTGCTGCCTGCTTGTACTTGACAGGCAGCTTCAGGAAGGTTCAGCAAACTCACTGACACCCAGTTTTTATTACAAACCTCTTCTTGTCTTGCCCCAAACGATCCAGGTTTGCCCTTTCTGGCTCAGCCAAATGAAATACGTAACTGAAATAGCAGGGTGGTATGAGTGGGAAATGGGTGGGTTCAGGGAAATGGTTACTCAGGGCCAGTAACAGAAGATGGCACAGGTTTggggaaggccaacagg encodes:
- the LOC123230584 gene encoding zinc finger protein with KRAB and SCAN domains 1-like, which produces MPVWRRLLVSLREPQRAEFREAAGTTGCPGSLGGRPSRPASVLPPGHGKAQLLATQWELLLVRQPFPRFWLWDAWSGPSGGLRGEVEGPEGRAARPLLVASRGSPGSPEGKPSRDRPPQRTRSQTPAAAAPRPPGPHRPPGPSSLGCLGSDWAADSLSPSAGFRSYPALSGRTWFLLYACDQSGKAFRRGSSLISHFMSHSREKPYEVQDCRKAFPERQKLTQHQRMHTREKPYKHKECGKGFDCTPPPPPRHHIIHTGEKPCEYGDCGKAFNRSATLTGHQVIHAGEKPSGGNEGGKAFRQKRTYSTPESSRQRKPSKCHQCGKVFCLNNQLTQPQMIHMEEKGRGKAHPCSVSSQLSSPRSSPL